One region of Vicia villosa cultivar HV-30 ecotype Madison, WI unplaced genomic scaffold, Vvil1.0 ctg.005650F_1_1, whole genome shotgun sequence genomic DNA includes:
- the LOC131642704 gene encoding F-box/kelch-repeat protein At3g23880-like — translation MPPTPHLFLPYHLIEQLISFFPVKSLMRFKCVSKSGNILVSDPTFVQLHLQRSQRNKNLLLTYGNHGDFGLVSLPISCLLDNTSITLSSHQLKHNERPGVIGSCNGLICLFYYTTSISWFRVWNPATGTMSDRLGYFHKPRSKFMPGPLGYTFFYDISTDNYKIVAFGYRFIRVFCFNHNVWREIQSLPDKIVIVDHLRYNKSVCLDGTLIWLAFLNEFPYNDWRDTFSIVRYLIISLDLATETRRELLPPPVYDEVSDVVDPSISMLRNCLCFFYKFKRTHFVLWQMTQFGVEESWTQLFKISYENLQVEHFLCDFYRRLSLYPLYISENGATLILANDREDQALIYNSRDNRVERRRITNEIDWRLSESYVESLVPTN, via the coding sequence ATGCCGCCCACGCCTCACTTATTCCTCCCTTATCACCTTATCGAACAACTCATATCATTCTTTCCTGTGAAATCTCTTATGCGATTCAAGTGCGTTTCCAAGTCAGGGAACATACTCGTATCCGATCCCACATTTGTACAACTGCACCTTCAAAGGTCCCAAAGAAATAAGAACCTACTACTTACATACGGTAATCATGGGGATTTCGGTTTGGTATCGTTACCTATAAGTTGTTTACTGGATAACACATCCATCACCCTTTCCTCTCACCAATTGAAACACAACGAGCGTCCCGGAGTCATTGGTTCATGCAACGGATTGATCTGTTTGTTTTATTATACCACATCCATTTCCTGGTTCCGTGTCTGGAACCCAGCCACTGGGACAATGTCGGATAGATTAGGATATTTTCACAAACCTCGATCCAAATTTATGCCTGGACCGCTTGGATACACatttttttatgatatttcaaCAGACAATTATAAGATTGTGGCGTTTGGTTATAGATTTATAAGGGTTTTTTGTTTTAATCATAATGTTTGGAGAGAAATTCAAAGTTTACCGGACAAAATAGTTATTGTTGATCATCTTCGATACAATAAAAGTGTGTGTTTGGATGGCACTTTGATTTGGTTGGCCTTTCTAAATGAATTCCCATATAACGATTGGCGGGATACTTTTTCTATTGTGAGATATTTAATTATCTCGCTGGATCTTGCTACGGAAACACGCAGAGAGTTGTTGCCTCCTCCGGTTTATGATGAAGTCTCTGATGTTGTTGATCCAAGTATTTCAATGTTGAGgaattgcctttgttttttttataagtttaaaCGTACCCATTTTGTTTTATGGCAGATGACTCAATTTGGAGTTGAAGAATCTTGGACTCAACTCTTTAAAATAAGTTATGAGAATCTTCAAGTAGAGCATTTCTTATGTGACTTTTATAGGCGATTGTCACTGTATCCTTTGTATATTTCTGAAAATGGTGCAACACTGATATTGGCAAATGATCGTGAAGACCAAGCACTTATCTATAATTCAAGAGATAATAGAGTTGAGCGAAGAAGAATTACCAATGAAATAGATTGGCGTCTTTCTGAAAGttatgttgaaagtttggttccaACCAACTGA